TAACAATGCATCAACGCTCCGGCGAAAGTCTCAGGAGTTTTCTAACCCGGTTCAGAGAAGAGATAGCAGAAATTCCAGACTTAATAGAACAGATGGCTGTCAATTTCCTGACAGCGGGCATCGATAAGTCTAGGCATTGCCTCCTTTTAGAAGAGATCTTTGAAAAAAGACCAAAAACCCTACAGGCCGCGTTCCAGATTATAGAACACCGCATGATGCTTCAAGAAGCGGTAAGCTGTATACAATCTCCACGGAGATCGTCAAAATATGAACGACGCCCAAGCTACAGTCCACGATCCCCTGCGAGGGAAAGGCACCGAGAGCGCCGTAGGTCGCCCCCGCCTCGCACATCGGACCTTCCCCGAGGGATAGAAGAGAAAGAGATTGGCAGCCCCACAATCGATCTGAAAAAGAGTTCACTAAACTCAACACCGAAAAAACGACAATTTTGGCGGTGTTAAAAACGGAACCGGATTATCGCCCTCCAAGACCCATGAAACCAGGAAGACCCCCAAGCTCCAGATATTGTGAATATCATGAAGACACCGGCCATACAACAGAGCAATATTTTCAACTTAGCAATCTCATCGAAGGAAAAATTCGTCGAGGGCAACTAGTCCACTATGTGTAGCACGATGATGAACCCAGACGTCACCATCGAGGCGAGGACGATCGTGTAATCGACGTTATTTTTGGTGGCGTAGCCGCCGGGGGCCTCTCCCACAACTCTCGCAAGATTTATGCTCGAGAAGTCTTTAATGTCAATCCCTCGACAGCTAAACGCCCTCGAGCGAATCCCTCCcccttcatctctttctctgaTGACGATTATCGTCCCGGTCTCATCGAAGGTCATCAAGATGTTCTCGTCATCACAACACGTGTGGGAAATAACACGGTTAAGAAAATGTTGGTCGATAATGGTAGCTCTGTCGACGTGTTATATCACCATGCTTTTTCCCGAATGGACATAGGAGATCGAAGACTCGAAAACTCCCGAACCCCGTTATACGGGTTCACAGGCAATGAGGTTCACGTTGTAGGAACCATCGACATGCCAGTGCTTTTTGGCTCCCCACCCTGTCAGATTTGGAAAATGGTCAAATTCCATGTGATTAGCGCTTCCTCAAGCTTCAACGTCATTTTGGGACGAACAACGATAACCGCACTCCGAGCTGTAACATCTATCTCCCACTTAAAAATGAAGTTTCCCACAGATTTCGGCGTGGGAAAAATGATTGGGGATCAAGTAACAGCAAGACAATGCTACCTAACCACCGTTTCTCCAAGAAAAAAACAGAGGAAGAGTTAGAAGTCAATCAAGTGCTAGACATCGATCCAAGAGAATTGATCGACTCATCCACAAGCAATTCATGTTCCCCTCTCGAGGAAACAGAAGATATAGAAGTATTTGAAGGAAACCCCGATAAAACAACAAGAATTGGCAAAAACCTCTCATCAGATCTCAAAAAAAAAATCACGAACCTCATCCGGGAATTCTCCGATATTTTTGCTTGGGTCCCGAGGGACATGCCTGGTATCCCAGAGACCATTGCTCGACATTCGTTGCACATCAGTAAGGACACCAGGCCTGTGCGACAGAAACAACGCATATTCTCGGCCGAGAAAAGAGCAGCCATCGACCAAGAGGTCGACAGACTCCTCGACGCCGGCTTCATCGAGCCTGTACAATTCCCCACATGGATATCGAACGTGGTTCTGGTTAAGAAAAGCAATGGGAAGTGGAGAATGGGCATTGATTATTCAGATGTGAATAGGGCGTGCCCTAAAGATTTTTACCCTTTGCCCAATATCGACCAACTCATCGACGCCACAGCGGGAAATGAACTCCTGTCCTTTATGGATGCCTTTTCGGGGTATAATCAAATTAAAATGGATTCCCATGATTGGCAACAAACCGCTTTCATCACTCACAGGGGGGTCTTTGGTTACAAAGTAATGTCCTTCGGATTAATCAATGCGGGCGCTACTTTTCAGCAGACAATGGATAAAATATTCTCCTCGCAGATAGGAAGAAACATGCTAATATACGTCGATGACATGATCACAAAGTCAAAAGCTACCTCCGACCACGTGACAGACCTTCGAGAAACGTTCACCAACGCAAGGGCAAATAACATGCGACTGAACCCGGTAAAGTGTTCATTCGGCCTTACTGCAGGTAAATTTTTGGGGTTCCTGGTTACCCAGAAAGGCATCGAGGCCGATCCAGCTCAGACAAAAGCTATTCTAGAAATGAGCAAACCAAGATCCATTAAAGACTTACAAAAGCTCACAGGGTGTATAGCCGCTCTTCGAAGGTTCATTCCTCAATCTTCAAAGAGATGCCTCCCATTTTTCTCTGCAATGAAAAAAGCTTCCAGATCATCACAGTTTCAATGGAATGAAGATTGTGAAAAAAAATTCACGGAGTTAAAGATGTTTTTGACAAATCCAACAGTTTTAACGCGACCCTTAACAGGCGAACCGCTACGAGTATATCTCTCAGCTTCCGACGAAACTGTCGCGGCAGTATTGGTCCGTGTCGATGAGGGAAAATATATTCCTGTATATTACATCAGTCACTCACTCCGAGACGTGGAAACAAGATACCCTCAAGTCGAGAAACTCGTATACGCTCTCGTTGTCGCGAGTCGAAAGCTACGCCATTATTTTCAAGCGAGAGAAATCCATGTTCTGACCAATCTTCCTCTAAAAAGAATCCTGCACAAGCCCGACATAACAGGCAGGCTCGCAGCTTGGACCATCGAGTTAAGCCAGTTCTACATCGAGTATAAACCTCGAACGGCGATCAAGGCCCAAGTTCTCTCAGATTTCGTCGCTGAATGCCAGTTCAAATCCAAGACAAATAAACCTGAAGATGATCAATCTCGCCCGTGGCTTCTGTTTGTTGATGGCTCATCGACATCCAACTCTGGAGGAGCAGGTGTCATACTAATCAGTCCAGGAGGATTCAAAATCCAACAGGCTCTCAAGTTCGGGTTCTCCGCCACAAACAacgtggctgagtacgaggcaCTCATCGCCGGGCTAAAGCTCGCATCTGATCTCGAAGCAGAGGTCATTGACATATTTGGGGATTCTCAGTTGGTTTCCAAACAGATAAGTGGCGAATTTAAGACGCATAATGAAAGGATGGCCCGATATTTAACAAGAACACAAGAGCTTCTTAGCAAATTCCCTTCATGGAAAATGTCAAACGTCGACAGGGAGGAGAACCAGTGGGCCGACTCTCTAGCCAAACTGGCCTCTTCCAACCTCCCTACTAATCTCAGCCCAACGTACGTCGACATTTTGGAGACCCCCTCTATCGACCAAGTATCAGTTAATCAAATCCAGGCTAGGCTCGATTGGCTCCAACCCTTCCTTGAGTACATTATCGACAACAAGTTGCCTGAGCATAAGTCCGAAGCCCGCGCTCTCATGTTCAAAGCCAAGAACTACTGTGTTGTGGGTTCGGAGTTATATCGACGTGCCCTCTCCGAGCCTCTACTCCGTTGCTTGTCTCCAGAAGAGGCCCTCCAAGCGATCATAGAAATACATACGGGAATCTGTGGTGAGCACCTAGGAGGGAAAACATTAGCCCTCAAATTTATCCGACAGGGCCTATTCTGGCCTACAATTCGAAAGGATTGTGAAGAGTACGTCAAGAAATGTCAAGCATGTCAGCTGCATGGAAATGTAAACCGTCGACCCGCGACTGAGCTAAACTCTATTCTTAGCCCGTGCCCCTTTTTCCAATGGGGAATAGATATTGTGGGTCCCTTTCCAAGATCCAAAAATCAGTGTCAATACATCGTAGTCGCTGTGGATTACGCAACCAAATGGGTCGAAGCAAAACCCCTTGCTAAAATTCGAGAAAAAGAGATGATAGAATTCTTTATGGAATACATTGTCTTCCGCTTTGGGATCCCCAGAATCTTAGTTTCTGATAATGGCACTCAGTTTGTAGGAAAACAATTTGAGGAGGCCCTGCTTGAATTAAAGGTCCAGCATATCAAAGCATCTGTAGCATACCCCCAAGCAAATGGACTAGCAGAGGTAACAAATAGAACCATCCTACAAGGCTTGAAgaaaagaattgaagaaataCCTCGATATTGGGTCGATGAACTTCCGAACGTGTTGTGGTCGTATAGGACGACTCCCCGAAGTGCGACGGGTGAAACTCCTTTCCGACTTGCATACGGAGTTGATGCCGTCATACCTGTTGAGATAAGTCTCACATCACCACGGGTCGATGTATTTGATCATGTTCTCTCTCTCGAAGGTCTTCGCCTTCACAATGACTTATTAGAAGAAACAAGGGAAGAAGCCCGAATGCGGATGATCGCCCAGCAAGAAAAACCGGCAAGGTACTTCAACAAAAAGGTCAAACCCAAAGACTTCAAGGTTAACGACCTCGTCTTAAGGCATCACAACCCACTGTCTCAGGAAAATTCAAACCAGCATGGGAAGGCCCTTATCGGATCTCGAGACTTGTAAGTGCGGGGACCTATGAGCTTGCACACCTCGACGGGAAACCCATCAAAAATGCTTGGAATGGGATTCATCTCAAAAAGTTCTATCAGTAATTCAATTTCAGTTGTAACCTGTTATCTTGAGGCAATAAATGCCATACCAAAGACAAACCCTCGATGCAATGAGGGTCGTTATGAGACCCCCATCGAGGGGTGGTTAAATTATGATAAACAAATTTCTTTAATTTGGTCCAAGTAAAGAACATAGACTTTCGCTTTCTTCATTCCTTACATAACCAACAAAAAATGAAAGGATAACCTTCGAAAACTTTCATCGACGTAAACATTTCAAAAAAAGGGGGGGGGGGAACTCGAAATCACTCATCTTTAGGCAAATATCTATACAGTCTCATCACGTCGACGAGCTGAGGTATAGAATCCCTCTCATAATGCAAACACTCAAACATAAACTCGATAAATGACTTAATATTTCAAATTCGAGGCAAGTAGATAATAAAACCAGACAATATGCAACTGCTTACAATATGGAAATAAACTTAGACCATGGTCCGCGTATCCGAAACTTGCTACAAATCCATCATCCGGTGTTATCAATCAAATTCTTAAACATATAAAAACATTCAAATCCAGTTACAAAGATCCACAGGGCATACCCCGCCTTCATGCATTATCACCCTTCGACGCTAGATCACGAAGATAGTCATCGAAGGCATGACCCTCGACGGCAAAACCAGCCTCTTCCATCCTTCGAAGACATTGTCCGTAACCATCTCCCAAAGCATCAGCAATATCTTCAACagctttctctacttctttttTCAAGTCTCCATTTTCCTTTACTATCAACTTGTAAGAGTTATCAATTCCTTCGACCTGTCGATCCAAGCCTTGACGCTTGCTTTTCTCCTCATCAAGCTCCTTTTCAACCTCGAGAAGTCGACCCTCGAGTTCTCGCACCCTCCCACTCGATGCCTGCTCAGCAACTTCCATCTCAGCAATCTTCCTTGACAAGCTCAGTTAGTTTTTCTTATATCGGAGGAGAAAGCCATAATGTTGTTTCGAAATATATAATTGTACCCGAGGGGGAATTCCCAATTGGAGAAACAGCGCCACAACATGAATCTTCCACCAACACCAAGCTGGCCACCTACTATTCTAGCTACAGGTTGAGGCTTGTATGCAACCACTTCACCACCTTCATCTCCTGTTATAAAGAAGATTATGTAATAAAATATTTGCATTTTCAAATTAATATAAATCTCTAACCTGCCTTTACCAGCTTACTATGAGAAGCCAAATGTCTAGAAGCCTCATCTAAATGGAAGCCAAACATAAGGTGAATAAAATAAGACATCATATAATTCTACATTTATTGAATAAAACATACATCTCATTAAATTTACCATGGTCTTTAACTTTCGTACTAAACACCTCAAGAAATGctttaatatttataaattgtGAGGTATGATGTTGTAACTTGTGTGCCTGTTCTAGCTCTTTGATAACATTTAAGTGAAAGGATTTTTTTTATCTAAGAAACAATATTATTTAGAACAGGGGCATCTATCACAATATTAAAATCTATGGATAAATCATGCATCTCTTTTGCATTCTCCTGCAATAATACTTTACCTACTTCGTTCTCTTTGTATGTACACAATCATTATTACCTGCCCAACAAATAAATTCAGGAAGCGTATTTAAAAAAATAACCAATTTAAAAAGTCAAATTCATTCCAATAAATGCATATTTTCCCTTGCTTTTGGTAAATCTTGAAAAGTAGATGTTTGAGTATAATTATGGTAGTAATTGAACATAAGTTGTACACACTCGGAGTAATGCAGAAAAAGAAATATATATTTTGATGGAGTGCTTACATTACTTGTCCAACAGCCTCAATTAACCTTCAGGTCACATAGGGCTTTCTCCTGAACTGCGTCATACTTCATCCGTCCCAGCCAACCGGCTAAATGCCCAGCCCAACTCTTTCACCTGAAAATCCAAAGTAGAAGGATAGTAGGTAGCAATAAGACAACAGTAAGCAAAGAAACAAAAGAAGGTACAAATGAATTGTTAAACTTAGTTTATTTACTTCTTGGAGGAAGAAAACAAGATGAAAAGGCTGGAGTAAACAAACCATAATACAGTCTCAGAAATATTTAGACCCAAAAGAGAAGAATATACAAACAAGTGAACAAAATAATATATGTAATAGAAGCCCAAGATCAGACCCAAACCTTCATTCTCTATCAACCTCGTGAATGAGTCCATCACTAACTGTACCACTTTGTTTTTTTTCAGTAGCTCGTACAAGACCTCAACTTCACTTTCACCGAAGAATCTACAGGAAAATAAAGGAAAAAAAGGAATGTCTAGAATGAGAAACTGAATTAGTTCTTTACCAAGGTTTTCCGAGGTGAATGTTGGGTCTTTGAATCGTTGATGCCGGCTGAAGTTTCATTTATTTGTTGATCGCACAACAATAACAAGGGCATAGAAATCAGACTTTAATATTTGACGTGCCTTGACTTGTTGCTGTGACGTGGAATTAAATGTTTCCCCAAGCATCTTGCAGTATAAAAGTACATGATAGATAGCTAATAGATTCAAAAGAACAAAGGATACAAACTTAACAAAACAAATAACAGCACATGATAAATAGCAACATGCTACTTAAAGAAAGACAGAACTTGAAGAAATATAATAGTACATTCTAAGCTTTTCAACTAATAGTCTGAAATATATGTTTATTTTAAAAGCTGGTAGTCTGAAATTACTTCAAACTGCATAGAATAATTGAAAAGGCATAAGACCCCCAATAACGCAACCCAGACTACAAATAGTAAAGTCTATGCGGTGATGCTTATAAGCTGATGTTTTGCCCGAGAACTGCTTCCCTTTAGCACCAAATAACTTCTGCATCTAAGGATAATCTGGGGAACTGCTGCAATTCTTGTTTAATCCTCAAATTCTCTTTAGGGTCAGAAGATTTAGTGCTGCAGaaaactgaaatgactttcagtGAAGGGCAAGATGCAAGCAAATGCTTGATAAAGTAGAGCGCATAACTGGAATCCACGACACCCCGTATTTTCACAGTTTGGAGTTGGTCCAGAAACATGTCTTTCCAATCTAATGATCCCACATAATCTTCTGTTTCTAATTCTGTAGGACTCAAACTCTTCACTTGATCAAGCGCCTACATGCAAAAAAAGGTTACAACCATAACTTAAGCATACTAACATCAAAACTGGGGCCTAAATGTACAAATCCCAGACTGCAGCCTTTTTAGATCCCCAACCAGCACTTTTTAAGACATAGAAATCGCTATATACTTTGCTTTAATTTGTTCCATACTTAAGCatgtaaaaaatttaaaattcagaTATGATATACAAGAATATGATTTTACAAGCACATTTCGATCAGCATTTTCAAAACTTAAGTATCACTAATTACATTGCATACTCTAGTTCTCACCAGTCCAATGCAAAGATCTTGCAAGTTTGGAAAACTTCTCATCATGTAAACAACTTTTGAGATCGGGCACAGTTTACATAATTTATGGCAGAAAAAGCTAAAACTTCTCACGTTCTCAGCTTTTGTTGTAGGCCTCATGGTTGTCACTTCTGAGGAAGGCGGCCCCAAAACCTAAAATACACAATGCATTAAAATCTTAGTCACGCCAACGCAAAATATTTCTTCCTCTGCATTAACAAGTTAAGGTAGGATTTTGCTAACCTTGAGGGTGGGTCCATCAAGAGCTAAGCAACTTAAGGTTGGAATTTCACCGAGAAGCTTGATCAAATCGTGTCCTTTCATCATTTTTGAATTTGCAGGCGTGAGCACAAGACCCAGGTATCTCAGTTTTCTGGTGTGTTGTAACCACTGCCACTCAAATTTTGTGCAATTCACAAAATACAGGCTTCTTAAATTGTTATCCTTTCTAAATTGTGGGGCTAGATGTTCGATCCCACTGCAGCGCCGCAGATGCAATGTTTTAAGTTGTTTCCCAAATGTCATATCATGGGTAATTGAGGTATCAAAAAGTTCAACTTTTTTCAGACTAGTGAAGCTTCCAGATTTATAGAATGGACCCACTGCCCAGTTATAGAGCTTAAACCGTGTTAATTCTGGACAAACAAACAAAGCATAGGGAAGTGGGAAGGCCTCCTTCTCCTTGAAGGCAAAAGATACAGTCCTAAGCCCCTTGTCAGACAATTGATCAATCCAAAGTTGAATGGAACAGTATCGAATCGCAGGAGTAACGTATAGTTCAAAGTATAAAATGGGGCCTGTGTGAGATGAAAGAATCATATTGACGGCCTTTTTAAATTCCGATCTGATTGTGCCTATTTCTTTTTTTGAAGTCAGCTGTGAATAAAATTGTGTATCGAGAACTAGGAACGGATACGTACACCAAATATTTCTCCAAAATTTTGAGAGGACGCTTGTTCTTGCCACATCATGAGTAGGCAGACGGATTAAGATACTAGTAATCAACTCTTGAGGCAAGTTGCTTATCTTGTCCTCCCCAGAACCTCTGAAGTAAACAAGTTGCCTTTTTGAAACTGGCTCAGCAACAATGCCTCTGCAATCCATTAGCCCCCCTTTGAAATCACCTGTCAAACTTTCGTTTGAACTAGTGTTTTTTTGACATTCCATAGTCACAAAAGTCAGGAGATGTTATAGAAATAACTATGAATGTAATCAAGAAAGCTGCATCAAAATAGAAGATGAGTACATATTGAGTAACCAGAGTTTCGAACCATCAAAATCTAGGAAACCAAGCTAGAAAGACACTTCTAGATCAAGTGAACACGTGCGATTTACATTATCCTCATGAAAGAACAATAAAAAGGCTTCACATGTCGAATATAGCATAGGATCAAACTATAATCTACTCCTGTGATTCTAAAAATCACAAATTTAACCCATCCATCCCCCGATTAATCTTTACAAGGAGCTCTGTAGGTTTGCCCTTTAAAATCTTATTAATTGCTGCATATTTTTCATAAACTAAAATTAAAAGTTATGTTCAAAATTATCATATTATCTTTCCGTGAAAAAAAACATCATATTATCTTAATAAATCCGATTGGTCGTCTGATCAATAATTTCAATTAATTCCTGATTACACGTATTCTAAAGTATTAAACGTAAAAGCAAGTTCAACTATAGATTTGCCGAATATAGTATAGGATCAAATTAAGATCTACTCCCAATGGTTCAAAAAATCACCTATTTTAAATAAGCTATACAAGGCTCACCAAAGTCCAATTTTTAAAATCCGATTAATTGCTACATATTTTTATACAATATATCCGATTAGTGCTCCGATTAATCATTCCAATTAATTATCGATTACTTGATTAGCTACGTGATCTTGCAGATCAGTTCCCATAATCGGATTTTACAAGATTGGCTGCTCCTAGCACTTCAACACAAGTTTCGGGGAGTTTAAATTATTAGTTTGCATGCGTGGTTTGAGGTTTTTGTATGTTAAGCAACACATAGTGACCAAATTGATGATAACATGTAATGATCTCAAGATAACGCGCATCATGCATGTAACTAAGAAACAACACTATACAAAAAAATATcatgaataaaaataattaaaaaaaagaTTATAAATAGAGAGATTACCAGAAGATTAGTCTGCCAGGTTCAATCAGATCGTGATTCACTCTGTACTATCTCGTGGAGTATTTATAAAGTCCTTATATACACGAATTGACTAAAATACCCTCTCTCTACAAATAGACTAAAATACCCTTATATGAACAAACACAACGGAAGAGATTTACTGAAATGCCCTCAACATAGACCGAGAAATAAAAGAAATGGGCCTTGTAATTAGGTTTGTAGGTTACTCCTGTAGTTTTGCTTTTTAACTTATCTATTTTGTTTTggttattaaatttaaatatataaatagtgttatatattctgtaaactactacacacataatttatttatcctaCTGAACAACAATCATAACTTATCCTATCattaaaaagaataaaaaaatagtattatatattcattaaactactaaattattaaactacttGATATAGTATACTTATTCTATTAAACTACGACTGTAGGTTGTcctattatttttatatatttatataaataattttaaattataatataatgggataaataaaaaatttaaattgaaaTACGTGCATTGCACGAGATTTAAGGTAGTATGATATAAATCTTAAAATAACTCCTATTACAGGTAAATgatgataattaattaatattctcggaattgaaaaaatatatcaattaatttattatataattaatcgataaattaataatttattaatttatcaatATATTAATAACTTATTAATTTATCACTAAATATCATTTCTAATTTTTTAacttataaaaaatatatatacaaaaatgTTATTGATTATCATAATGCAATGGTTATTGGTTATCCCGAGCGAAAATGAAGCAGTGGTATAATTGTTGAATGATGAACAAATAATTAATAGTGTTATGAAAAATGAGAACAAAAATGAAGTGAAAGATCATATTATTGAGAGTTAAATGCAGGATGTTTACCTGTAGTTTTCTAAGCAAGTTTTGTACCTCAATTATCTAATATAGCAAACTGTGTACCCAACGTTACATTTCCTTTGTTGTACATTTTGTGTACTTCCGTCCAAGGGACGTTGACACCATTAAATATTTATGGCAAAAGTGGATGAAGGTGGTGATGAAAATGCAATTTGACACAGTAATGGCTATAACCACCCGATTTAAAAGAAAACGGATCAATATGTATAGGTAAAATCATTCCAAAATAAAAATCTCTAACCCTAGAGTTTCAATAAAGCTTAATTTTGTAGTTGAGTGGCTGAATATTGTTTATGTGGACGCTTGATGGTGATTCGAACTGCTTAGACTAAGAATAATGTGGGGAAGAGGTTCGTCAACTGCGTTCAAGGCTGGCTAGGGTGCAACTACTTCCAATGAATCGAGGATCCTATTTGTCCTCGGGGTCGAGCTGTGATATGTGGTTTATTAGCATGATGAAAAGGTCTTGAAAATTTTGCATATGGGAATAATTCAAATGGGGGTTCCAATGAAAATGTGCAAGTGATGAATGAGGGTCATCGAAGTGTTTGATTTTGTTGTATGTTGTCCTTGCATTTTATATTGAGTTGTTCTTTAAAATTGCAAGCAAGGACCAATGTAATGCCAATAAATTAGTCTTGAATATGTACATGGTGTATTGTTTTTAAGTTTAATGAATGTACATAATTAGTAATGAGGCTCTAGTTTCGTGGATTGTAATTTAGCATTTTCAGTgttatatttttgcaagttaaATGAAATTTAATGGCATGTTTTTATGCACAATACATCAGTTAATATACGATAAAGCAAGAAGAAAATAAATGGTCATTTATCTAGATAATGAGGATTTTATTACATGGCCATAACAGTTACAAATATAGTGACAAAATAGGCTTTAAGACATCTTTTCTGAAGTCAAAATTGGCCTATCGATGGATGGTGACACAATTAGCTCATCAAAGCCACCATCATTAGATGTGACTTTGTTAGCAAGAGCAGCAGCTGCAATGTTTGCAAAGGAAGGAATGTAAATAAGCTTAGAAAGCTTCCATGAttcagacatgatttttttgATCGTGCAAATTAACTCATACATCTCAAAGTAGTGCTACCCGgtaaagatataattgtttaCGCGGGTTGAATATAATTTTACTAATAAATCAAAGTCAGGATGTAAGAtcaataataatttattaaatttgatTAAACTGTTATAAATTCTCTCAAGAAATTGTGATGTTCTTGAGACCTGCAACGTTACAATAATTTTCGAGATAAATTTAATCAAAATGATAACCTATTtagtgtttatatactacacaactactatatcaattacaagatatgttataaatatatttatcttGATTTTATACGTATCTCAATTAACACTTACATTCCTATAAATCAAGAACCAAAAATAAACATCTCCTCAAATACTGGAACTGTATAAATCAGTAGatactgatttatcttgttatcCTGACAACCAgtctgttattccctaacaatacaacaagaattacataagggggggttgaatgtaattctagcttctttttgagatttataaaaatgttctaacttaatacatatataacagtgtttgatttgcataGTAcagaatgaaagaattatataaatcaaaatacaagtaataaaaacacaagcttttaaaactctctggtggatttgaatgtatccatcatatatatatatatatatatatatatatatatcaggttGAGAACTCTATGTAGCTTACAAatggctcacaactgctttacaagtagaacaaacacactacagagaaattcttgacaagtacaacttggtttatatatcaccaagtttacatagcaaTACGACAAGATAATACAACAAAACATATCTAgcctaactccatgctgcttcattactctattcccgcatatttgaaaatcttcataacttgcatggaaatggtaatgcttctttattctcataatcctgcttaacaggctgccacattccttttgcatacaatcaacgaatgtgactgtcaagtcactatcaactgcttttttgaatttaagcatctgttgaagcttCAGTGGATCATTCGTTGAAGCTAtgtatgatcatccgttgatactctggatgatcatccgttgaaactttatagaacatccgttgaagctttatctgagcatccgttgaagctttgtgaagcatccgttgagactatcttttagccagttaactccatttcacttacaCAAAGATTTCAAGGCATCATCTATTTATAATTGGCCAACCTATCTTGTATATCAacctagtagtcaacatgacttaaacatttcTCACTAATTTAGTTCACTAAGCTTATACAAGTATGCAGAATTGTGCTACTGACCTtattttacataagctactctttcaacggatagtgaagtaatcatccgttgaaagctacaaattcactatgataaatatactaaggtgttttgtttaacttat
This genomic interval from Apium graveolens cultivar Ventura chromosome 8, ASM990537v1, whole genome shotgun sequence contains the following:
- the LOC141678784 gene encoding F-box/FBD/LRR-repeat protein At1g13570-like isoform X2 translates to MECQKNTSSNESLTGDFKGGLMDCRGIVAEPVSKRQLVYFRGSGEDKISNLPQELITSILIRLPTHDVARTSVLSKFWRNIWCPILYFELYVTPAIRYCSIQLWIDQLSDKGLRTVSFAFKEKEAFPLPYALFVCPELTRFKLYNWAVGPFYKSGSFTSLKKVELFDTSITHDMTFGKQLKTLHLRRCSGIEHLAPQFRKDNNLRSLYFVNCTKFEWQWLQHTRKLRYLGLVLTPANSKMMKGHDLIKLLGEIPTLSCLALDGPTLKVLGPPSSEVTTMRPTTKAENVRSFSFFCHKLCKLCPISKVVYMMRSFPNLQDLCIGLALDQVKSLSPTELETEDYVGSLDWKDMFLDQLQTVKIRGVVDSSYALYFIKHLLASCPSLKVISVFCSTKSSDPKENLRIKQELQQFPRLSLDAEVIWC
- the LOC141678784 gene encoding F-box/FBD/LRR-repeat protein At1g13570-like isoform X1: MECQKNTSSNESLTGDFKGGLMDCRGIVAEPVSKRQLVYFRGSGEDKISNLPQELITSILIRLPTHDVARTSVLSKFWRNIWCTYPFLVLDTQFYSQLTSKKEIGTIRSEFKKAVNMILSSHTGPILYFELYVTPAIRYCSIQLWIDQLSDKGLRTVSFAFKEKEAFPLPYALFVCPELTRFKLYNWAVGPFYKSGSFTSLKKVELFDTSITHDMTFGKQLKTLHLRRCSGIEHLAPQFRKDNNLRSLYFVNCTKFEWQWLQHTRKLRYLGLVLTPANSKMMKGHDLIKLLGEIPTLSCLALDGPTLKVLGPPSSEVTTMRPTTKAENVRSFSFFCHKLCKLCPISKVVYMMRSFPNLQDLCIGLALDQVKSLSPTELETEDYVGSLDWKDMFLDQLQTVKIRGVVDSSYALYFIKHLLASCPSLKVISVFCSTKSSDPKENLRIKQELQQFPRLSLDAEVIWC